The Acidithiobacillus ferrooxidans ATCC 23270 genomic interval AGGTTATCCCGAATAAAACCAGCAAGAGACAACGCATCGCGCAGAGTACCCGTTTTGGCTTGCACCGTACCCGCAGGCAGAGCGCTCAGACGATGCCGGAGCGTTCCATCTTCGGCATTGACCGGCAGCGAATCGCGCCAGGAGCCCCCCCAGGGTTCCTGATAAGAGTGCAACAGCATACGCACCAGATCTGCGGCGCTGAGGCGATCCTCACGAGATAATCCGCAGCCATCTACCAGTCGAGATTGGGTGTCAAGTATACCGTTCACAGAAAGCCAACGGTGCAAGCCCTGCATGGTCGATGCACGGCTTCCATCACCGCCGCGAGCCAGATCCGCATCCCGGAGCAGTACTTCTACATGGGTGTTTTCACTCACCTTGTTGGCCACCGTGATCTCCTCCACCAATGGCGGTGACTCGTGTTTGGCCAATAAGGCATAGTGCGCATATCCCCTGGACTGCTTTGCACCGCGCTTGTTGTTCAATGCTTGGATAGGATTACCTACAAGAATACCCTTTTCCTCCAAAGCCTGTCGCAATGCTACGGCGGCAAAATAGGCTGGATCAGGCTGCGCCAGCATCGCGGCAAAAATACCGCCCTTGGCGGAAATCGCGCCAGTCAATAGATATCCGCTTCCAGATTTTTCCAGGCGTACGGGACGAATGGGATCCTCCGCCGAAACGGTGATCACCGTGTTCCGAATGAACCCTCCCGGGTTGGGCATGATCTCGGCGTTGGTGCGTACCCCCGGGGCCCGCCCCGGTCTGATTCGTACCGCGATCATGGCGTCGTTGAACATGAGTGCATGGATCGGTGCGCCATACCAATAGCGCTGATCCTGTTCCGTCCAACCCGGTAGCGCGCTATCTGCGGGAAAGTACGTGGCATCGGCCAGAATACCCTCCGGAATTTGGCGAACACCCGCAGCCCATACTTGAGCGGCAAGCATGCGCATAGGGTACATGGGGTCATCTCGTACTGTTCGCCTGACAAACGGGAAGCGACGGCTGGAAAGATCGGGGTCGCCACCCCCCAGAAAAATCAAGGGCCCCCGCACTACGCCATCATCGATGGTCCGGGCCAGTATCCGAGTTTTCTGGTGAGATTCAGGCCCCAGTTCGTGCAGAATATACGCTGTGGTCAGCAGCTTCGCTGTGGACGCAGGCAGTTGTCCATGATCTGCCTGCACACTCAGAGTGGGCCTGCCCTTTTGCACATCCTGAATCAGAATACTCCATTGGCCGTCGCCAAACTGGGTGTTTGCGTCCTTCTGGCCGGTAGCGGCGATAGCGGGCATAAGCCAGAAAAACGGCAATATCCCGACAAAAAAATACCGCCATAACCGGCCTCCATCCCCTTTCCACAGCCTCCCATCCGAACGCATCGTTTCGCTCCGATTTATAATTGTATGATACTATTAGACGTTTTCATCAAAAAGGTCCGATCCCGGCATGGATTCCTGACGATCTGTAAACAGGACCGCCGGCATGCGCAGCGCCAACCACAAACTAGGTAGTGCCGCCGCAAACGCCAGTAGAAAGAATTCCACAAATCCCACCTGTGCTGCAAGAAAACCGCTAAATCCGCCGACAACCGTGGCTGCCACGGACATCAGGGCGGAGCCAATAGCAAAATGCGTGGCCTGGTAATCACCCCGACAACGCTGCATGAGGAAGACCATCAAAACGGCGGTGCCGAGACCCGCCGCAGCCTGCTCAAAGGCCACTGTGACACCTACCCACCACACAGAGGGCATCACCCAGGCCAGCCACGCATAGGCCGGAATCGCCAGGGATTGAATCAACGTCAACGGCAGCAATGCATGGCGCAACCCCCAACGGGATATGATGATACCGCCCAGCAAGGCGCCTCCGATAGTCGTCACCGTCCCTACTGTTCCGGTGAGAATGCCGCGCGCCATCAAGCCGTAGCCCAAATGACTGAGAAACGGAGTCACCATAGCCGCCATCATGGCGTCGCCCGCGCGGAAAAGCAGGATAAAAGCCAGTGCCCAAAGAATCCCTGGTTGCTGCATGTAGGTGGTGAAAGCTTCGCGCACGGCGTGCCAATGCTGTCCTTTGTGACTCGTGGACGGGGGCGATGGCGGCAGTGCGCGCTGATGAAAAGCCGCCAATCCCCATAACATCACCGCCGCAGTTAAAAAACAGGCGATCCAGGATATCCACCCGGCGACAATGACCAGCACGCCGTTTCCCACCAGCATGGCAATCCGATAGGCTGCAACCCGCAATCCGGAAAAAGCCGCCTGATCGGATGGGCTGAGTGTCTGGATATAATACCCGTCTACGGACATATCATGGGTGGCCGACAGGAAGGCCATTAACATAAAAATTTTGGCGGCGAGGTCCAGATTCAGGTGCTGTGCTGGCCAGATCAGCAAGGCGGCCACGCCACCCAAGATGATTTCCATCACCACAAGCCAACGCTTTTTGTCCGCGAAAAGGTCGATCAAGGGGCTCCAGAATAGTTTCAAATTCCAGGGTAGTCCGAAAAACGAGAGTAGTCCGATAACCTGCAAGCTGGCGCCTGCATAGGTAAAAAACTGTACGGACACCTGTTGCACCAGCGAATAGGGCAACCCTTCCGCGTAATAGGTGCTGGAAATCCATCTGAATGTCTTAAATTTTTTCCGCAATGTTCATCCAGATATAAAAAACCCCCGCAGAGCGGGGGTTAGACGACCAAAGAAATCCACTAATCAGATTTTGGGGGAGCGACAGGCTTTTGCGCCAACACCCATGAAACCAATTCCTCGGCTTCCACGGGGGTCACGCTCTGCGCCGGCATGGGCATGGAGCCCCATACTCCGGACACGCCGTGCTCAATAGCGTACTTTAACGTTGCTATCGCCTTGGGATCGCGCTGATACCGGTAGGCGACCCAAGCAAAAGCAGGCCCGAGGACTTTGCTATCTACCTGATGACAGGCGAAACAGCCCTTGGCTTCCGCCAGCGACCGCTCCGTCGTCAATACCTCAACCAGGTGCTTATCTCCTTCTCGCTCGCCAAGCCCAGGCGGCGCCACACTTCCACCATGCCCATCACTCCGGGCAGTTCCAGAACTCTGCCTGCTGTCCGCCACCGGGCTGCCAGTAGAACTACCAACCGGCGCAGTAGCAGATCCGTCCTTCCTGGCACAAGCGGTGGCCAGACTGATGACGCCGACTAGCATCAGAAAGCGCACAACTGGCCTCATACCAAACTCACCATTGTAGTGCGCTCCCGATGTCCAGCTCTGAACGAGCCCGTGTAGACCTGTGGAGTGCCGAATCAGCTCGCGGAAGAAGTGTCGCTGCTGGTGGCGCTGGCACTAGGTGCTGCGGATTCCATTGGTGCCATGGCGCTGCTGCCCGTATTGTCGGTGGCCGCCGGAGCGGCAGACTCGGTGGTGGTGGTCGCCGGGGCAGCGGAGCTGCTGGCAGATGCAGTAGTGGACTCTTCCTTCTTGGCGCAAGCTGAGGCAAGCGCGATGGCACCTGCAACAAGAATGATCCGGGCAACAGGCTTGATCTTGGCAATATCCAACATGTTTTAACTCTCCTTACGTAGGTTTTACAAGATGACCGCGTCAGTAGCTAAATGGTATAGCGCAAATGACTTCATAATGGTAGCACTAATTTCCCTTGTGCCAAACAGTCCCCAGCACTCTACCGGCAGCGGAGGGGGATCAGCATCGAACACCTCGACGGTACCCGGCAGGTACGGCAGGTTTGCTCCGCCCTCGGGTTGTATAATAGGATATGCAGGTATACTATAATGCCATGAAAACGGATTTGCCAGGGAGTACATTGCTATGCCACTTACCTCTTCCAATGCTGACTTTGAGGCATTGCGCCCCGTCAAGCTTCAAACCATCCGGGACGTGATTCGGCCGGAACGCTACCAGCGATCAACAGGCATCGCCCTCGCGTGGTACATGTTTGACGCAATTTTCTACCTCTCCGCCATCACCGGCGCCCTTCTCGCCGGACCTTGGTGGCTCAAGCTGTTATTCGGACTGCTTGCGGGGTCGGCGGTGGCCTCTATGTTCGTCTGGGCACACGACGCAGCGCACGGCGCCCTCTTCCAGAGCAAGCGCACTGCCGAGATCTTGGGCACCATCTTCATGCTGCCGTCGCTGAACATGTACCGCCTCTGGGCCTTTGGGCACAATCGCGTGCATCACGGTTTTACCAGCCTGAGCACCATCGACTGGGTATGGCGCCCCTGGACTCCCCAGGAGTACAGAAGCAAAACGGTTTGGCAGAAGATGATCTATCGGTTGGAACGTAGTCCTTATACTTGCGCCCTGCACTACTTGTTGCGTATCTGGTGGCCGGGCATGGTCCGTTTCAAAGTAGACGCCAAAAACAAAGATCGTTGGCCATTCTTCTACAGCAAGATGGTAACGCTGGTGTTTTTTATAAGTTTTTCCGCGTTGGCATACTGGATCTCCGGTCCGATGGGTATCATTGCGGCCGTTATTCTGCCTTTCTTGGTGTTCAACTATTACATCGCGCTGTTTGTCTTTCTCCACCACACGCATCCCAATGTGCCATTTTTCTCGGAAAAGGAGGAATGGAGCCAGAGTATTGGCCAGCTTTATTGCAGCATAATCGTACGTTGCTCCAAGGTCAGCGAGTACCTGATCCATAACATCCTGATCCATACACCGCACCACGTTGATCCACGGATACCCTTCTATCGCCTGAAAGGGGCTTACGAAGATTTACGTGCAGAGTACGGCCAGTACATTCATGAAACGCGCTTCGGCTTTTTTGAGATTCGGCGTATCTTCAAGGAATGCAAGTTATATGACTACGAGGGAAAATCTTGGTTGAGTTTCCGGTCCGGCCGTAGCTGGATTGAGGAGAAGGCTGCGGACATCGCTGCCTCCGCTACCTCTTCCGTATATCAGCCCGGCAAGACCGCACACTGACTGGGGGCGCCCTTGATGGTGTGCCGTGGTTCTTTGTATGCCGGCCGACACCTCCCGGTTATGACTCGTCTTCCGAGAGTTCCGGGTGGTGTTTTTCCTGTACCGGAGACGGTGTATGAAGTGCCTGGAGGTGCAGGATTTTCATAAGTCGTTCCACCAATGGGTATAAAAGTACTGCAGATACCGCCAGGTAGACCACCCCTGAGTACAAGGCGTAGGCGCTGGCGAAAAGTTTCGCGCAGGTACCATGCAAACTGGCAACGGGCCCCATACCGCTCAGAATCATGCTCGCATTGAGCAGGCTATCGATCCAATCGATATGCGCCAACAGATGATAGCCCAGCATGCCCATTCCGAGGGAAAGCAGCATCAGACCCAGGGCAGCACCGGCATAGCGTAATTGTCGCCACAGAAACTCCGTCCGGGTGAGCAAGTGCAGTGGTTGATGCGCGCGTGTATTCATGGAGCTACCCCGTTTTTCGAAAAATGTCGGGCTGTCAGCCGTAGTACTGGCGATACCAGGTCACAAAGCGCTGGAGACCCGTCCGTAAAGGGGTGTTTGGGGCAAAGCCCACGCTCTGCTGTAACGCGGTAACGTCGGCATAGGTAGCCACCACGTCGCCATCCTGCATGGGAAGCCATTCAATTTGCGCGGACTTGCCGAGGCACTCCTCCAGAATGCGGATAAAATCCGTGAGTGCAACGGGTGTGTGGTTACCGATATTCTGAATGCAGAAGGGGGCGGCACTGCTTGCAGGGTCTTCCGGCCAGATATCCTGCGCTTCTGGCGCACGTGGAATGAGTCGCGCCACCCCTTCGATGATGTCATCGATATAAGTGTAATCGCGCTGCATCTGGCCGTGGTTGAATACGGGGATGGGATGCCCGGCCAGGATTTTCTGCGTAAAGCTGAAATAGGCCATATCGGGACGCCCCCAAGGGCCATAGACTGTAAAAAACCGCAATCCAGTACTGGGAATACCATAAAGATGAGCGTAGCTGTGCGCCATGAGCTCACCTGCCCGCTTGGTGGCCGCATAAAGGCTGACTGGATGATCTACCGGGTCATGGACACTGTAAGGCAAACGATTGTTGGCACCATATACCGAACTGGAAGAAGCGAAAAGCAGATGATCGACCCCCTGCGCCCGGCAGCCCTCCAGCACATTCAGAAAACCAACGACATTACTGTCCACGTAGCTGTGCGGTGCTTTCAGGGAGTGCCGCACCCCTGCCTGAGCCGCGAGGTTGACGACGGCATCAAAGTGGGGGCCTGCAAAAAGCGTCTGCATACCCTCGCGATCTGCCAGATCCAGAGGTTGGAACTGGAAGGCTGGGTGCCCCTCCAGTTGCGCCAGACGGCCGCGTTTCAGGCCGGGATCGTAGTAGTCATTGAGGTTGTCTATCCCGCTGACAACCCAGCCATCGGCCAACAGACGACGCGCCAGATGAAACCCGATAAAACCCGCAGCACCGGTAATAAGTATTCTGCCTTCCATCAGGTCGTCCGTTCCGTGAGCCATTGCACATAGCGATCCACCCCCTGTCCCACGGTCAGAAAGGTTCTGTCATATCCTGCACCGCGCAGTTTACTGATTTCCGCCTGGGTGAAGCTCTGGTACTTACCATTCAGGGCTTCGGGCATATTGACGTAACGAATGGCCTGCGTTTTCTGCAGTGCGGGCAGGGTCAGTGTCGGGCGGTTAGCGCGGTGCTCCAAGCTATTGATGACGGCGACTGCCATCTCGTTGAAACTCTGCGCCTGTCCTGTGCCTACATTGTAAATTCCGCTGTGCGGGTGATCCAGGAAATGCATGTTGACGGAAACCACATCGTCTATATAAATGAAATCGCGCCGTTGTTCACCATCGGCATAGCTGCCAGACCCGGCAAACAGGCGAACATGATTGTCCAGCCGATATTGGTTGTAAAAATGCAGCGCTACTGAGGCCATGCGGTTTTTGTGAAACTCGCGTGGACCGTAGACGTTAAAATAACGAAAGCCATGTACCGGCGCCCGCAAATCCGTCCAGATCTGCCGGAGATACTGGTCGAACTGAAACTTGCTGAATCCGTAGACGTTGAGGGGCGATTCGGCGTAGCGCTCCTCGACAAAGATACCAGTCATGCCGTAGACCGAGGCGCTGGAGGCATAAAGGAAGGGGACATCATGATGTTGGCACCAATGCAGCAGCACTTTGCTGAAGGTGAAGTTGTTTTCCATGACATAACGGCCATCTGTCGCCATCGTATCGGAGCATGCGCCTTCATGGAAAACGGCTTCGACACCCTTCAGATGTTTGTTCTCTATCAGTCGAAGAAAAGCCTCTGCCTCCATGTAGTCGGCAATTTCCAGATCGGTGAGATTGAGAAACTTGTCGGCGCGGCTCAGATGGTCGACGACGAGAATATCCGTAATGCCCCGTTGATTGAGGGCCTGCACGAGATTGGCGCCGATAAAACCGGCCCCGCCAGTGACGATATACATGCGTACTCCTCCTTTTGCGGCTATGATAACAGAAAGCAGGCACCTTCCTATAAGGTACCATCACTCTGCTCTTTCCCCAGGCTCACACCTGCCCTATTCCTGCTGCAAAAATCAGATAGTGCCCTATAGAGGGGGCACTGCCATGTCCGAGGAGGAACATGCAAGATCACGGCCTGTTGACGATCATCCTGCTCTTGGCTACCGGAGTGCTGCTGGTTGGCTTTCTGCGTCATCTGCGTCTGCCGGCAGTCTTTGCATATCTTTTGACAGGTGTCATTCTGGGTCCGCACGCCCTGGCCGTAGTGCCCGATCTTGCCAGCACCCGACAGCTTGCCGCCTTCGGGGTGGTTTTTCTGATGTTTACCATTGGTCTGGAATTCAGTCTCGCGCAGTTCCTGAGCATGCGCCGCCTGGTATTTGGCATGGGACTGGCGCAGGTCGTTCTGACCAGTCTGGTCTTTGTCGGCATCGCGTTGCTCATCCCGCTCTCCTGGAAAACGGGGGTGATCCTCGGTGGAATTTTGGCCATGTCATCCACTGCCATGGTGGTGCGGGCGCTGGCTGAAAAAATGGAAATACAGACCCGGCATGGGCGTATCGCCGTAAGTGTACTGCTGTTCCAGGATCTCGCCGTAGTCCCCTTACTGATTCTGATCCCTGCGCTTGCCGGTTCGGCCAACGATCTGGCAGATGATCTGGCCATGGCCGGACTGAAGGCGGTGCTGGTGCTGTTGGTCCTGCTTGTGGTCGGGCGGCCGGTGATGCGACCCTGGTTTCAGCTCGTGGCCAATCGCAAGTCGACAGAGCTGTTCATGCTCAATGTGTTACTGGTGACCCTCGGACTTGCGTGGATTACCGAACAGGCCGGATTATCGCTGGCACTGGGTGCTTTTGTAGCAGGAATGCTGATTTCCGAGACGGCTTACCGCTATCAGGTGGAAGCGGATATCGCGCCTTTTCGCGATATTTTACTGGGCCTTTTTTTCGTTACCATTGGCATGCTCGTGGATTTGCCGGCATGGTGGGCGAATCTGAGCTGGGTCATCATCGTGCTTGCCATGATTCTGCTGCTCAAGGGTGCGCTGGTCTGGGGACTCGCACGTCTTTTCGGCTATGAGTCGGGCGTGGCCATGCGCTCAGCCATTGTACTGGCTCAGGCGGGTGAGTTTGGTTTCGTGCTGCTGGCGTTAGCCAACCAGTATCAATTATTGCCTGCCCATGTGCTGCAACCGGTTCTCGGCGGCATGCTCCTGTCCATGATGCTCGCACCTGTTCTGGTGGAGCGTAACGGATGGTTGACCCGTCAAATGGTGGGCAGCTATCGCCACCATCGCGATCAGCAACTGGCGGATATCCGTTCGGCAAATTTGCAGGCGCATGTTGTGCTCTGCGGCTATGGGCGGGTGGGACAGAGTGTGGGGCGGGTTCTGGAAGAAGAGGGTATCCCCTTTGTGGCGCTCGATCTGGATCCGGTACGGGTGCGCCAGGCGCAGTCCGCGGGCGAGTCCATTTTTTATGGCGACGCCAGTCGTCGCGACGTGTTGCAGGCGGCAGGCATTTTTTCTGCACGGGCTGTAGTCATTACGTATGCGAATGTCACCTCCAGCCAGAGGGTGCTGTCCATTATCAAGGAACTACGCCCGGACCTGCCAGTCGTCGTGCGGGCCCACGACGACAGCCAGTTGGAGAGACTGGAGGCCGCCGGCGCTGATGAGGTTGTGCCAGAAGTAACCGAAGGTGCTCTGATGCTGGCCTCGCAGGCCTTGTTGCTGATCGGTTTTCCGATCAGTACGGTGCTGCGTCGAGTGCGACGTTTCCGGCAAGAGCGTTATCAGTTCTTCCGGGGAGCGTTCTGGGGGAGCTCGGAACCCGGTGAAGACCAGGGTTCGGCGCGACTGGCTTCCATTGCGCTGGGTGAAACCGCTTTTGCCCTCCATCTCAGCCTGCGCGAGCTGAACCTCACCAGTTTTGGCGTGGTCGTAGTGGCCGTACGACGCCACGGAATCCGCGGACGTGAGCCGTCTCCCGATACGGTACTGCAACCTGGGGACGTGCTGGTGTTATTTGGGACGCCAGCGGCACTTACCCAAGCTGAACTCTACGTGCTCGAAGGCAATAAAGTACAGGAAGCAGCGGCGGTGTAAGGTGTTGGGCAGGGTGGAGTGGCAACAATGTGTGTGCGGTGCTATGTTTGCGGACGCCTGTTCAACCGTATGAACCACTTCTCCAGGTACTTTTTATGTCGACATCTATAGACTCTGCCTTATCCGAAACACGATCCTTCCCTGTTCCCGCGCATTTTGCCAGTCAGGCCAATATGGATGCCGAAACCTTCGCTCGCCTAAACCGGCAGGCGACGGAGGATCCCGATGGTTTTTGGGGGGACCTGGCGCGTCAGCATCTGGACTGGGATGTTCCGTTTCAGCGTGTACTGGAGGTGGATCAGGCACCCTTCTATCGCTGGTTCGGCGGCGGCCAACTCAATGTAGCGTACAACTGCGTGGATCGGCACCTGCGGGGTGCCACACGCCATAAAGCAGCATTGATATGGGAGGGCGAGGATGGCAGTGTGCGGACCGTGACCTACGCGCAACTGCATCGGGAAATGAGCCTTTTTGCCAATGCCCTCAAACATCAGGGGGTGCAAAAGGGGGATCGGGTCGCGATCTATATGCCCATGGTGCCGGAAGCGATCATCGCCATGCTTGCCTGCGCACGGATTGGGGCGATCCATACCGTGGTGTTTGGCGGATTCTCGGCGGAGGCCCTCAAGGATCGTCTGGAGGACACCGATGCCAAGGTGCTGATCACCGCCGATGGTGCCTGGCGTGCAGGAAAGATGGTGCCACTCAAACGCCATGCGGATCAGGCCCTGCTGCGCGAGCATGAACATTCCGTACGGCACGTCATTGTCCTGCGCCGTACCGGGGCGGATATCGACATGCAGGAGGGCCGCGATATCTGGTGGGAGGATGCTGTCGCCGACGTGAATGCTGACTGCCCTGCCCTGTCCATGCAGGCTGAGGATACGCTCTTCATTCTTTACACCTCGGGTAGCACTGGCAAACCCAAGGGCGTATTCCACAGCAGTGCAGGCTATCTGCTCTGGACTATGCTCACCACTCGCTGGGTATTCGATATCAAGCCGGAAGATGTGTACTGGTGCACCGCGGACATCGGCTGGATCACCGGCCATAGCTACGTGGTCTACGGTCCGCTGGCCAACGGTGCCACCGTCTTCCTTTATGAAGGGGCGCCCATGCACCCGCAACCAGATCGGTTCTGGAAAATGATCGCACGGCACGGCATCAGTATTCTCTATACCGCCCCTACGGCGGTACGCGCCTTCATGAAAATGGGCGATGAATGGCCACAGCGTCATGACCTCTCCAGTCTGCGGCTTCTGGGTTCGGTGGGTGAACCTATGAATCCGGAGGCCTGGATGTGGTATTACAAACAGATTGGCGGTGGGCGCTGCCCCGTAGCCGATACCTGGTGGCAAACGGAAACCGGGGGGCACATGATCGCGCCATTGCCTGGCGTGACAGCCAACAGGCCAGGTTCATGCGCCCTACCCCTCCCCGGCATCAGCGCGCGCATCGTGAATGACCAGGGCGCCCCCATCACCGCCCCCAATGCCGGGGGCTACCTGGTCATTGATCGGCCATGGCCAGGCATGCTGCGTGGCGTCTGGGGGAATCCGGAGCGCTATGTAGAGAGTTACTGGGCCAGGTTTGATAATCGCTACTACATTGCCGGAGATAGTGCGCGCCGCGACGCGGACGGTTATTTCTGGGTGATGGGGCGTATCGATGACGTACTCAATGTCTCCGGGCACCGTCTGGGTACGGCGGAGGTGGAATCGGCATTGGTGGCGCACCCTGCGGTCTCGGAGGCAGCGATTGTTGGAATCCCGCACGAAATCAAAGGAGAGGCTATTTGTGCTTTTGTTGTACTGAAGCATCAACATCAGGGTGACGATCGTGATGAACTGGGTGCGGCGCTGCGCGCGCAGGTGACTGAACTGATCGGTGCGATCGCCCGACCCGACGATATCCGTTTCACCGACGCTCTGCCCAAAACCCGTTCCGGCAAAATCATGCGCCGTCTGTTGCGCTCCATTGCCCGTGGTGAAGAGGTCACCCAAGACATGAGCACGCTGGAAGATGAGGGCACCTTACAGAACCTGGGTACCGTAAAGCGATAATAAGCAATTCGGCGCGCTGCGTGCGCAGTGTCATTAAGGTGCCATCTTGCGCCGGCAGAGCAAAGAGGTTCCCGGCGCAAAAGCCGGGAACCTCCTTTGATTCCTTACGGGAGCCCGCCTGGCGTATCCTGGTGACCACAGGGGAGTCTGGCGCGCCCGCCGGCGCACACTCAGTGCACCCGCTGTCCGACAAAGGTAAAGCGGTCTCCTTCAAGAACCACTTCAATAATCTCACCGGGTCCGAAGTCACCACGCAGGAGTTTTTGGGCAAGGGGATTTTCGATCTCCCGCTGAATCACCCTTTTCAGGGGGCGAGCGCCGTAGACGGGGTCATAACCGACCTCGGCCAGATGGTCCAGTGCGCCATCACTGAGTACCAGATCCATATCCCGCTCGCGCAGGCGTGACCGCAGGAAGCCCATCTGAATCCCGGTAATCTCACGGAGTTGCACCGCGGTGAGGGGACGGAAGATGACCAGCTCATCAATGCGGTTGAGGAACTCCGGACGGAAGTGATCCTGCACCACGTCCAGTACCGCCACGCGCATACTGTCATACTCCCCTTTGCGACTGAATTCCTGAATTCGGTCGGAGCCGAGATTGGAAGTCATGACGATGACGGTATTGCGGAAATCTACCGTGCGCCCCTGGCCATCGGTGAGCCGACCGTCATCCAGTACCTGCAGGAGGATATTGAAGACTTCCGGGTGGGCCTTCTCCACCTCGTCCAGCAATACGACCGAATACGGTTTGCGCCGCACGGCTTCAGTGAGATAGCCTCCTTCTTCATAACCTACGTATCCCGGAGGCGCGCCAATGAGCCGTGCCACCGAATGCTTCTCCATGAATTCGCTCATGTCGATGCGCACCAGGTGGTCTTCACTGTCGAAGAGAAATTCGGCAAGGGCCTTGGTCAACTCCGTTTTGCCGACGCCCGTGGGGCCAAGAAAAAGGAAAGAGCCATTGGGACGCTTGGGGTCAGACAGCCCCGCCCGGGAGCGGCGAATGGCGTTGGATACCGCGGCCACCGCCTCGCTCTGACCCACTACCCGCGCCTGCAGGCGCTCCTCCATCTTGAGGAGTTTTTCTTTTTCACCCTCCAGCATTTTGGAGACAGGAATGCCGGTCCAGCGGGCCACCACTTCGGCGATTTCCTCTTCACCCACCTCGGTGCGCAACAACGTGGGTTTAGCGCCTGAACCTGCTGATTGCGCATGGATTTCAGCGGCATGGAGCTGTGCTTCCAATGCCGGAATAGAGCTGTATTGCAGTTCCGCCATACGCTCCAAGTCGTTGGCACGACGCGCCGTGTCCAGCTCCACGCGCTTGCGA includes:
- the acs gene encoding acetate--CoA ligase, encoding MSTSIDSALSETRSFPVPAHFASQANMDAETFARLNRQATEDPDGFWGDLARQHLDWDVPFQRVLEVDQAPFYRWFGGGQLNVAYNCVDRHLRGATRHKAALIWEGEDGSVRTVTYAQLHREMSLFANALKHQGVQKGDRVAIYMPMVPEAIIAMLACARIGAIHTVVFGGFSAEALKDRLEDTDAKVLITADGAWRAGKMVPLKRHADQALLREHEHSVRHVIVLRRTGADIDMQEGRDIWWEDAVADVNADCPALSMQAEDTLFILYTSGSTGKPKGVFHSSAGYLLWTMLTTRWVFDIKPEDVYWCTADIGWITGHSYVVYGPLANGATVFLYEGAPMHPQPDRFWKMIARHGISILYTAPTAVRAFMKMGDEWPQRHDLSSLRLLGSVGEPMNPEAWMWYYKQIGGGRCPVADTWWQTETGGHMIAPLPGVTANRPGSCALPLPGISARIVNDQGAPITAPNAGGYLVIDRPWPGMLRGVWGNPERYVESYWARFDNRYYIAGDSARRDADGYFWVMGRIDDVLNVSGHRLGTAEVESALVAHPAVSEAAIVGIPHEIKGEAICAFVVLKHQHQGDDRDELGAALRAQVTELIGAIARPDDIRFTDALPKTRSGKIMRRLLRSIARGEEVTQDMSTLEDEGTLQNLGTVKR